Proteins encoded by one window of Colletes latitarsis isolate SP2378_abdomen chromosome 5, iyColLati1, whole genome shotgun sequence:
- the Pig-z gene encoding phosphatidylinositol glycan anchor biosynthesis class Z encodes MHSKNEYRRSIDEYRPAIPIRRKIGLYWFLASLRIILTLLPQTGYVHPDEYFQSIEVISGDYFDIDINKPWEFNSTFPVRTALIPQIIVGLPYSILTRLSQYTRFYFGISLKSPYFLVLFPRLLVCSLSFLSDYCLYKICYMYGQNYKIRLITYASSYVMLVYATHTLSNAIELILMALLLYYTSHCMAYSEKVVVQSDYLSDKYNKAKSGVERVKYYKLKASLPPHSLNHCIKIATITVIGVFNRPTFIAFALSPIFFWLQRGLGSKSIGFSDFHVRIFTFIVCGIPTAIVFILVDSFYFGYLTMAEIGNLDITMNNFVVTPLNFFKYNTNTKNLQNHGLHPHYVHFIVNVPLLYNVLGVIGLLTFGKMLHSGLKARWLDLPRIQSVVGLMTTSFIIPITLLSIFPHQEPRFIIPTLLPLVFLYAPNMNQISGVDTVSRIAENNAYSKSFTTKTKLSKQQVFWFVCNAALVFFYGFAHQGGILPLTSHVATELKAKPDLTHVHLFTSHTYSIPTALLHLRNTKRTYVSSGNYKYKLVKDFHLYEQGSKPMKDVCNIIALKLRECEQKYVTRKVPYRLYYAFPATDMKEFMSIQNNTNLFNYHTVNRFYPHVTIEKLPFTKMTNVLHLTSMNSLSVQTFLEVINDVFDAFQQFELLLIRIEYLIQNKWEGAHTS; translated from the exons ATGCACTCCAAAAATGAATATAGAAGGTCGATCGACGAATACAGACCTGCTATACCAATAAGAAGAAAAATAGGCCTTTACTGGTTCCTGGCTAGTTTGAGAATTATTTTAACATTACTTCCACAAACTGGATATGTTCATCCTGACGAATATTTTCAGTCGATTGAAGTAATATCTG GGGATTATTTTGATATTGACATTAACAAACCATGGGAATTCAATTCTACGTTTCCTGTAAGAACTGCTTTAATACCACAGATTATTGTTGGTCTACCATATTCAATTTTAACAAGACTTTCACAGTATACACGTTTTTACTTTGGTATATCATTAAAATCTCCATACTTTCTGGTGCTGTTTCCACGTCTACTTGTATGCAGCTTATCCTTTTTATCGGATTATTGCCTGTACAAAATATGTTACATGTACggtcaaaattataaaataagacTGATCACTTATGCCAGTTCCTATGTAATGCTTGTTTATGCAACTCATACGTTATCTAATGCTATCGAGTTGATACTAATGGCTCTGCTATTGTACTACACGTCACATTGTATGGCATATTCAGAAAAG gtaGTTGTCCAAAGTGACTATCTTTCAGATAAATATAATAAAGCAAAAAGTGGCGTGGAAAGAGTAAAATATTACAAGCTTAAAGCTTCACTGCCCCCACATTCTTTAAATCATTGTATTAAAATTGCAACAATTACTGTGATTGGTGTATTTAACAGACCAACATTCATTGCATTTGCCCTTTCACCTATCTTCTTTTGGTTGCAAAGAGGTTTAGGTTCAAAGAGCATAGGTTTTAGTGATTTTCACGTTCGAATATTCACTTTCATTGTATGCGGAATACCTACAGCTATCGTTTTTATTTTGGTCGACAGCTTTTATTTCGGTTATTTAACAATGGCAGAGATAGGTAACCTTGACATCACCATGAACAACTTCGTCGTAACGCCgctcaattttttcaaatacaaTACGAACACTAAAAACCTACAGAATCATGGTTTACATCCTCATTATGTACATTTCATAGTAAATGTACCTCTATTGTATAACGTTCTCGGAGTTATCGGCCTCTTAACATTTGGAAAAATGTTACACAG CGGTTTGAAAGCTCGTTGGTTGGATTTGCCCCGTATACAAAGCGTTGTCGGTCTAATGACGACATCTTTTATTATACCTATCACACTGCTATCAATTTTTCCTCATCAAGAACCTCGATTTATAATCCCGACGTTATTACCTCTAGTCTTCTTGTATGCACCGAATATGAATCAAATATCGGGAGTCGATACCGTTTCACGTATTGCCGAAAATAACGCATATTCGAAATCTTTTACAACAAAGACCAAACTCAGTAAACAGCAGGTTTTTTGGTTCGTGTGTAATGCTGCATTAGTATTTTTTTATGGATTCGCTCATCAAGGTGGTATTTTACCTTTGACATCTCACGTAGCAACCGAACTAAAAGCAAAACCAGACCTTACACATGTACATTTATTTACATCGCACACTTATTCTATACCAACAGCACTTTTACATTTAAGAAATACTAAACGGACATACGTAAGTAGcggaaattacaaatataagttAGTTAAAGATTTCCATCTCTATGAGCAAGGTTCAAAACCTATGAAAGATGTATGTAACATCATTGCCTTAAAACTTCGAGAATGCGAACAAAAATATGTTACCCGAAAGGTACCATACAGATTATATTATGCTTTTCCCGCCACAGACATGAAAGAGTTTATGTCCATtcaaaataatacaaatttatttaattatcataCTGTAAATAGATTTTATCCGCACGTTACAATCGAGAAATTACCGTTCACGAAAATGACTAATGTCCTACATCTGACAAGTATGAATAGCTTGTCGGTGCAAACATTTCTAGAAGTTATAAACGATGTATTCGACGCTTTTCAGCAATTTGAGTTGTTGTTAATACGAATAGAATATTTGATACAGAATAAGTGGGAAGGTGCGCATACATCATGA